A region from the Onthophagus taurus isolate NC chromosome 8, IU_Otau_3.0, whole genome shotgun sequence genome encodes:
- the LOC111414557 gene encoding neurofibromin isoform X2 encodes MATQKPGEWANTLIVRFEEQLPCRVGSQTAHSKFNEEENKNCIIQISRHKFALVLDGFVKVIKRIHEMYQSNVCGQRQLVAEFEKNYFDSLLVVLETLEKCFSVQPKDSITLTMEENQNLKSLLKEICTFLVFLLDMPTESPHTHAIKTAASKVLFALSVNFFNAVFSRISSKLQELASCPDENPDHSDIELIQHINVDVTRLTRLLTAIQKFRLLKKPAHFVLMISLERAIWNWIDTYPYEFADLQKNPNEELSKCCEQLFDILDAYTDNKKGRAAIWPLQIMLLILSPKVLEEIINADTGGAPCSPRHSKKKQFIDTIKRGIGAHGNSSKQLTEAAVVTCVKLIKASTYINTTDTNNITITLVQSIITDLKNMLFNPIKPFSRGQNSLNQDIDLMIDCLVSSFRLKPINNEALKVCLSLSSPTIYHFVLVKSLFQIVTQSRLLWWPNIDLVYTKSSELRAMFTDTLNKVAQGYIAHTPLRVIQAFASKGKDSQGKYKDRAEDMTGYRNLLLYMVRLIHADPMLMLNNKGKAGHEIQSSTLELINGLVSLVHQPSMTDVAQEAMEALLVLHHPEKIEIWNPEAPINTFWDVSSQVLFSISQKLIQHQIMNYTDILKWLREILLCRNAFLLRHKEYANLGSQIAICKQAHIKLEVVFFMYLWSIDMDAVLVAMSCFSLLCQEAEIRCGSDELTVTYLVPNYHVYQELAQASSFLNTGTGDSRMFFPDHTNGRTALQKRIMALLRKIEHCVNGVQPAWEETFMNWNSTCKTLASYPKMKAEDGQMEPFHRSMGKRRASHQNSEHELEDQINEWANMTGFLCALGGVCLQRKSPSRPPLCSSHSSYSSLSTIPISAIGTVGSLCDSRKSSVLPSGNQEQRQYCPVTQFVDLLLRLLVCNNEKFGGQIKKHVTELVGHEMSSALYPILFEQIKTIIDKFFDQQSQVVVSDLNTQFIEHIIFIMKNILDNTKNDQPSEHLGVTSIEGMMLAIVRYVRHLDMTVHAIQIKTKLCQLVEAMMARRDDLAFRQEMKFRNKLVEYLTDWVMGTSHQIAPPSSGDVTSITRDLDQACMEAVAALLRGLPLQPEESDRGDLMEAKSQLFLKYFTLFMNLLNDCTDTPEVTEKEVGGKRVTDKLNTLRNATIQSMSNLLSANIDSGLMHSIDLGYNRDLQTRAAFMEVLTKILQQGTEFDTLAETVLADRFEQLVQLVTMISDKGELPIAMALANVVTTSQMDELARVFVTLFDAKHLLSPLLWNMFYREVEVSDCMQTLFRGNSLGSKIMAFCFKIYGASYLQTLLEPLISPLLEELNCSFEVDPARLEDNEDIIDNRKNLIQLTQRVFEAIVNAADKFPPQLRSMCHCLYQVLSKRFPQCPQNNIGAVGTVIFLRFINPAIVSPQEMGIVTKQVPPSVKRGLMLMSKILQNIANHVEFSKEQHMLPFNDFLRAHFEDGRRFFIQIASDCETVDQASHSMSFISDANVLALHRLLWNHQEKIGDYLSSSRDHKAVGRRPFDKMATLLAYLGPPEHKPVDSHLLFSSYARWSSIDMSSSNFEEIMVKHNMHEKEEFKSIKSLNIFYQAGTSKLGLPVFYYIARRYKIGETNGDLLIYHVILTLKPFCHSPFELVIDFTHTCSENRFRTEYLQKWFYVLPELAYQNLHAAYVYNCNSWVREYTKYHDRILNPLRTVNRKIIYIDIPNKLNDYIDPEQQKLPGATLSLDEDLKVFNNALKLSHKDTKVAIKVGPTAIQITSAEKTKVLSQSVYLNDVYYASEIEEVCLVDDNQFTLTIANESGPLSFIHNDCDTIVQAVVHIRNRWELSQPESVTVHQKIRPKDVPGTLLNMALLNLGSSDPNLRTAAYNQLCALTATFDLKIEGQLLETSGLCIPANNTIFIKSVSETLANNEPHLTLEFLEECIQGFGRSSIELKHLCLEYMTPWLPNLVRFCKTSEDNRRQKQVAQILEKLILLTIDEVEMYPSIQAKIWGSIGQVPELIDMVLDGFIHKSVTSGLGSPMVEIMADTAVALASANVQLVAKKVIGRLCRVVDKTCQTPTQFLEQHMMWHDIAILARYLLMLSFNNCLDVARHLPYLFHTVTFLVCSGSLSMRASTHGLVINIIHSLCTCTKPSFSEETQRVLRLSLDEFSLPKFYLLFGISKVKSAAVTAFRSSYRHANERWFGTERTLSTSNSTEQDRLSLTSLEIITDALLEIMEACMRDIPDCDWLANWQSLAKGFAFCFNPALQPRALIVYGCISKSVCDQDMKQLLRILKKALESYNDMLLLEALVMCLTRLQPVLRPESPIHKALFWVATSVLQLDEVTLYASGLALLEQNLHTLDSQGAFDELPMDQVLMQSREALEWHFKQLDHAVGLYFKTNFHFALVGHLLKGFRHPSPTTVSRTCRVLTMLLAIVAKPHRKDKFEVTPDSIAYLTALIGYSEEVRNRCHVKYATLRHSNDAVSQENILYENSTSHQANNVSGGGPTATTNCGPVNRRQKSWDLLDQSAIAQAKQHKQPAQHQVESSAAGKSWRSLDLSQSPGPLTRPLYRTQRSSSVPEPQNPTPNALNTDAQCPTVAPNKNRSTRVSISNENNILLDPEVLTDFQTQALVLTVLATMVKYSTEEHETRILYQYLADGAVVFPKVFPVIYNLLDVKINNILASSNDPVLLNAIRCIIQNMIACEDTSQQQLHYLQSCGFAGLWRFAGPFKKQKNNLRDSIQLFVNYLETLVETCLPVEESEVENGEIPQYPSTLSVNSNMNLSSSLSSLTVGSPTDKEITRDMEGGSSTSLGRSSFTKQRSIKSKSHSNPDSSPHHNNA; translated from the exons ATGGCAACCCAGAAGCCCGGGGAGTGGGCAAACACGTTGATTGTGCGTTTTGAGGAACAG ctGCCGTGTAGAGTTGGTTCCCAAACAGCACATTCCAAGTTTAATGAAGAagagaataaaaattgtataatacAAATATCGCGACATAAATTTGCATTGGTTTTGGATGGATTTGTAAAAGTAATTAAGAGAATACATGAGATGTACCAAAGTAATGTGTGTGGGCAAAGACAACTTGTAGCTGAATTCGAGAAGAATTACTTTGATAGTTTATTAGTAGTCTTAGAGActttagaaaaatgtttcagtgTACAACCAAAGGATTCAATAACATTGACTATGGAAGAAAACCAAAActtaaaatcacttttaaaagaGATTTGTACATTTCTAG TATTCCTTTTAGATATGCCAACTGAAAGTCCGCACACACATGCCATAAAGACTGCAGCTAGTAAAGTATTATTTGCTCTAAgtgtaaattttttcaatgcgGTTTTTAGTAGGATCAGCTCAAAATTACAGGAGCTAGCTTCTTGTCCTGATGAAAATCCAGATCATAGTGATATAGAACTTATTCAACATATCAATGTCGATGTCACCAGATTAACACGTCTTTTAACAG ctATTCAAAAATTTCGGCTTCTTAAAAAACCTGCACACTTTGTATTAATGATATCATTGGAACGAGCGATTTGGAACTGGATAGACACTTATCCTTATGAATTTGCtgacttacaaaaaaatcccAATGAAGAACTATCAAAGTGCTGTGAacaattatttgacattttggatGCGTATACTGATAATAAAAAGGGGAGAGCGGCTATTTGGCCGCTTCAAATAATGCTACTTATTCTATCACCT AAAGTTTTGGAGGAGATTATAAACGCGGATACGGGAGGCGCTCCTTGTTCACCTCGCCATAGCAAGAAAAAACAATTCATAGACACCATAAAACGGGGAATAGGAGCACACGGAAACTCTAGTAAACAGTTAACAGAAGCGGCTGTTGTGACTtgtgtaaaattaataaaagcttCCACCTACATAAACACGACGGATACAAATAACATAACAATAACACTAGTACAAAGCATAAtaacagatttaaaaaatatgcttTTCAACCCGATAAAACCATTTTCAAGGGGTCAAAACTCGCTTAACCAAGACATCGATTTAATGATTGATTGCTTAGTATCATCGTTTCGATTAAAACCAATAAATAACGAAGCtttaaaagtttgtttaaGTTTATCTTCGCCGACTATATATCATTTTGTTTTGGTAAAATCTTTGTTTCAAATTGTAACACAATCCCGATTACTGTGGTGGCCAAACATCGATTTGGTTTATACAAAATCATCCGAACTTCGCGCCATGTTCACTGATACTTTAAATAAAGTGGCTCAAGGGTATATTGCGCATACACCACTTAGAGTGATACAAGCGTTTGCATCGAAAGGTAAAGATTCTCAAGGAAAATACAAAGATAGAGCCGAAGATATGACTGGCTATAGAAATTTATTGTTGTATATGGTAAGATTAATACACGCAGATCCTATGTTGATGTTAAACAATAAAGGAAAAGCTGGGCATGAGATTCAATCATCCACATTAGAGTTAATAAACGGGTTGGTTTCTTTAGTACATCAACCATCAATGACTGATGTGGCTCAAGAAGCCATGGAAGCACTATTAGTATTACATCAtccagaaaaaattgaaatttggaATCCCGAAGCTCCAATTAACACATTTTGGGACGTTAGCTCtcaagttttattttcaatatcgCAGAAATTAATACAACATCAAATAATGAATTATACCGACATTTTAAAATGGTTACGAGAAATTCTTTTATGCCGAAATGCATTCCTTTTAAGACATAAAGAATACGCAAACTTAGGCAGTCAAATAGCAATTTGTAAACAAGCTCATATCAAATTAGAAGTTgtgttttttatgtatttatggAGTATAGATATGGATGCCGTTCTTGTAGCGATGAGTTGTTTTTCGTTATTATGCCAAGAAGCAGAAATTCGATGCGGATCTGATGAACTAACCGTAACATATTTAGTTCCGAATTATCACGTTTATCAAGAATTAGCACAAGCttcaagttttttaaataccgGAACCGGCGACTCAAGAATGTTTTTTCCTGACCACACAAACGGCCGAACAGCTTTACAAAAACGAATCATGGCGTTACTACGTAAAATAGAACATTGCGTAAACGGCGTTCAACCCGCTTGGGAAGAAACGTTTATGAATTGGAACTCGACTTGTAAAACATTAGCTTCTTATCCAAAAATGAAAGCTGAAGATGGTCAAATGGAACCGTTTCATAGATCAATGGGTAAACGTAGAGCTTCACATCAAAATTCCGAGCATGAACTTGAGGATCAAATTAACGAATGGGCGAATATGACCGGGTTTTTGTGCGCATTAGGTGGTGTTTGTTTGCAGAGAAAATCTCCATCGCGCCCACCTTTATGTTCGTCGCATTCAAGCTATTCCAGTTTGTCAACAATTCCAATTAGCGCTATAGGAACGGTGGGTTCATTATGCGATTCAAGAAAATCGAGCGTTTTACCAAGTGGTAATCAAGAACAAAGACAATATTGTCCCGTCACACAATTTGTTGATCTTCTCCTTCGACTTCTCGTCTGTAACAATGAGAAATTTGGCGGACAAATTAAAAAGCACGTTACAGAATTGGTTGGACATGAAATGTCTTCGGCTCTTTATCCGATTCTTTTTGAACAAATCAAAActattattgataaatttttcgatCAACAAAGTCAAGTTGTTGTTTCAGACCTCAACACACAATTTATCGAGCATATTATATTTatcatgaaaaatattttggacaatacaaaaaatgatCAACCCTCAGAACATTTAGGTGTAACAAGTATTGAAGGAATGATGTTGGCTATCGTACGTTATGTGCGACATCTTGATATGACTGTACACGCcatacaaattaaaacaaaattatgcCAATTGGTTGAAGCTATGATGGCTAGAAGAGATGATCTTGCGTTTCGCCAAGAAATGAAATTTCGGAACAAACTTGTTGAATATTTAACCGATTGGGTTATGGGCACATCTCATCAAATAGCACCACCAAGCAGTGGCGATGTAACTTCAATCACTAGGGATTTAGATCAAGCGTGTATGGAGGCTGTAGCTGCTTTATTACGCGGATTACCATTACAACCTGAAGAATCTGATCGTGGTGACCTTATGGAAGCTAAAAGtcaactatttttaaaatattttactttgtTTATGAACTTATTAAACGATTGTACTGATACACCTGAAGTTACGGAAAAAGAAGTTGGCGGGAAAAGAGTTACAGATAAACTTAACACTTTACGTAACGCCACTATTCAATCAATGTCGAATTTGTTATCGGCAAATATTGATAGTGGGCTTATGCATTCCATAGATCTTGGTTATAATCGTGATTTACAAACGCGGGCAGCTTTTATGGAAGTTTTAACGAAAATTCTTCAACAAGGTACGGAATTTGATACTTTAGCCGAAACCGTTTTGGCAGATCGTTTCGAACAATTGGTACAATTAGTAACAATGATCAGTGATAAAGGAGAACTTCCCATCGCTATGGCTTTAGCAAATGTTGTGACAACTTCACAAATGGACGAATTAGCTCGAGTTTTTGTTACGTTATTTGACgcaaaacatcttttatcGCCGTTATTATGGAATATGTTTTATCGAGAAGTTGAAGTTTCCGATTGTATGCAAACGTTGTTTCGCGGAAACTCATTAGGCAGTAAAATAATGgcgttttgttttaaaatttacggaGCAAGTTATCTTCAAACTTTATTGGAACCTTTAATAAGTCCTCTACTGGAAgagttaaattgtagctttgAGGTTGATCCTGCGAGGTTAGAAGATAACGAGGATATAATAGATAATCGTAAAAACTTGATACAACTAACTCAAAGGGTTTTTGAAGCAATCGTAAACGCAGCGGATAAATTTCCCCCTCAATTACGGTCGATGTGTCACTGTTTATATCAAGTATTAAGTAAGCGATTTCCACAGTGTCCGCAAAATAATATAGGAGCTGTTGGGACTGTGATTTTTTTGAGATTTATCAATCCCGCAATCGTTTCTCCGCAAGAAATGGGAATAGTAACGAAACAAGTACCACCTTCAGTCAAACGAGGCTTAATGTTGATGTCGAAAATCCTACAAAACATCGCGAACCACGTTGAATTTAGCAAAGAGCAACATATGTTAccttttaatgattttcttcGCGCGCACTTCGAAGACGGACGaagattttttatacaaatcgCTTCTGATTGCGAAACAGTTGACCAAGCATCTCATTCGATGTCGTTTATTAGTGACGCCAACGTTTTGGCTTTACACAGACTTTTATGGAATCATCAAGAAAAGATTGGCGATTATTTATCGAGTAGTAGAGATCATAAAGCTGTTGGTAGAAGACCTTTCGATAAAATGGCTACTTTATTAGCCTATTTAGGACCGCCAGAACATAAACCGGTTGATTCGCa tttattattttcgtcgTACGCGAGATGGAGTTCGATAGATATGTCTTCGAGTAACTTTGAAGAAATTATGGTTAAACATAACATGCACGAAAAAGAAGagtttaaatcaataaaatcgtTGAATATATTTTATCAAGCCGGAACTAGTAAACTAGGCTTACCAGTATTTTATTACATCGCAAGGAGATATAA AATTGGGGAGACGAACGGCGATCTTTTAATTTACCACGTCATCTTAACATTGAAGCCGTTCTGCCATTCACCTTTTGAATTGGTCATCGATTTCACGCACACCTGCTCAGAAAACAGATTTCG AACggaatatttacaaaaatggtTTTACGTTCTCCCAGAATTAGCTTATCAAAACTTACATGCCGCTTATGTTTATAATTGTAACAGTTGGGTTAGAGAATATACTAAATATCATGATCGTATTTTAAATCCTCTTCGt actgtaaatcgaaaaataatttacatcgATATTCCAAACAAATTAAACGACTACATAGACCCGGAACAACAAAAACTTCCGGGCGCTACTTTAAGTTTAGACGAAgacttaaaagtttttaacaaCGCATTAAAGCTGTCTCATAAAGACACAAAGGTGGCAATAAAAGTAGGCCCAACTGCGATTCAAATAACGTCCGCGGAGAAAACGAAAGTTTTATCACAATCGGTTTATTTAAACGACGTTTATTACGCCTCTGAAATTGAAGAAGTTTGTTTGGTGGATGATAACCAATTTACTTTGACTATAGCTAACGAAAGTGGTCCTTTGAGTTTTATACATAACGATTGTGATACAATCGTTCAAGCGGTGGTTCATATAAGAAATCGATGGGAGTTGAGCCAACCAGAATCGGTGACTGTTCACCAAAAAATTCGACCGAAAGATGTTCCAGGGACGTTGTTAAATATGGCTTTGTTAAATTTGGGGTCGTCAGATCCGAATCTTAGAACGGCGGCGTATAATCAATTATGTGCATTGACGGCTacgtttgatttaaaaatagaaggacAACTTTTAGAAACTTCAGGGTTGTGTATTCCCGCTAATAacactatttttattaaaagcgtATCGGAAACGTTAGCTAATAATGAACCCCATCTAACTTTAGAATTTCTCGAGGAATGTATACAAGGTTTTGGTCGATCGAGTAtagaattaaaacatttatgcTTAGAATACATGACACCTTGGTTACCAAATTTGGTTCGTTTTTGTAAAACATCCGAAGATAATAGAAGGCAGAAACAAGTGGCACAAATTTTAGAGAAActcattttattaacaatcgaCGAAGTTGAAATGTACCCGTCGATACAAGCCAAGATTTGGGGCTCAATTGGTCAAGTACCAGAATTAATCGATATGGTTTTAGATGGCTTTATACATAAATCCGTGACATCCGGTTTAGGATCGCCCATGGTTGAAATAATGGCCGATACAGCGGTTGCTTTAGCATCTGCAAACGTTCAACTTGTTGCTAAAAAAGTCATCGGACGATTATGTCGTGTTGTGGATAAAACATGTCAAACTCCTACGCAATTTTTAGAACAACATATGATGTGGCACGACATCGCTATTTTAGCTAGATACCTTCTTATgttatcatttaataattgCTTAGATGTAGCAAGACATCTACCATATCTTTTTCACACGGTCACATTTTTAGTATGTTCTGGATCTTTATCGATGCGAGCTTCAACACATGGATtagttataaatataattcatTCATTATGTACATGTACAAAACCATCATTTTCAGAGGAAACCCAACGAGTATTAAGACTATCTTTAGATGAATTTTCTTtaccaaaattttatttgcttTTTGGTATCAGCAAAGTTAAATCTGCGGCTGTAACAGCGTTTCGTTCGAGTTACAGACATGCCAACGAGAGATGGTTTGGCACTGAAAGAACTTTATCAACATCAAACAGCACAGAACAGGATCGCCTATCTTTAACTTCATTAGAAATAATCACAGATGCATTACTTGAAATTATGGAAGCGTGTATGCGTGATATTCCAGACTGCGATTGGTTGGCAAATTGGCAATCGTTAGCGAAGGGATTCGCATTCTGTTTTAACCCGGCTTTACAACCAAGAGCTTTAATCGTTTATGGTTGCATCAGCAAAAGCGTTTGCGATCAAGACATGAAACAATTActaagaattttaaagaaagCTTTAGAAAGTTACAACGATATGTTATTACTCGAAGCATTAGTTATGTGCTTAACAAGACTCCAACCAGTTCTACGACCAGAATCACCGATTCACAAAGCCTTATTTTGGGTTGCCACCTCCGTTTTACAATTAGACGAAGTTACTTTATACGCATCAGGGTTAGCTTTACTTGAACAAAACTTGCATACTTTAGATTCACAAGGTGCGTTTGATGAATTACCTATGGATCAAGTTTTAATGCAATCACGCGAAGCTCTCGAATGGCACTTTAAGCAATTAGATCACGCCGTTGGgttgtattttaaaacaaacttcCATTTTGCGCTTGTTGGGCATTTATTAAAAGGATTTAGGCATCCGTCTCCTACGACGGTGTCAAGAACTTGTCGAGTATTAACGATGTTATTAGCTATTGTTGCTAAACCACACcgaaaagataaatttgaaGTTACTCCGGATAGTATCGCTTATTTAAcag ctTTAATTGGATATTCAGAGGAAGTTCGAAATAGGTGTCATGTAAAATACGCAACTTTACGACATTCAAACGATGCAGTTAGCCAAGAAAATATCTTGTATGAAAATTCAACATCGCATCAAGCAAATAATGTTAGTGGGGGAGGTCCTACTGCGACGACAAATTGTGGTCCAGTTAATCGAAGACAAAAATCTTGGGATTTGTTGGACCAATCGGCGATAGCTCAGGCAAAACAACACAAACAGCCAGCACAACACCAG GTTGAGAGTTCGGCAGCCGGCAAAAGCTGGCGCAGTTTAGACTTGAGCCAGAGTCCGGGACCTTTGACCCGGCCTCTGTACCGTACCCAGCGGTCTAGTTCGGTGCCAGAGCCGCAGAACCCGACACCTAACGCATTAAACACTGACGCTCAATGCCCGACTGTGGCTCCCAACAAA AATCGAAGCACCCGCGTATCAATCAGCAacgaaaacaacattttattagaCCCCGAAGTACTCACCGATTTTCAAACACAAGCTTTAGTCCTCACCGTTTTAGCAACGATGGTTAAATACAGCACCGAAGAGCACGAAACGCGCATTTTGTATCAATATTTAGCTGACGGTGCCGTTGTTTTCCCTAAAGTTTTTCCGGTTAT ATACAATCTGTTAgacgtaaaaattaataacatattaGCATCATCGAACGATCCCGTTTTATTAAACGCCATTAGGtgtattatacaaaatatgaTCGCTTGTGAGGATACAAGCCAACAACAACTTCATTATTTACAAAGCTGTGGGTTTGCTGGGTTGTGGAGATTTGCTGGTCCTTTTAAAAAg caaaaaaataatcttcGTGATAGCATCCAATTATTcgtaaattatttagaaacatTAGTAGAAACATGTCTTCCGGTTGAAGAGTCGGAAGTTGAAAACGGCGAGATACCTCAATACCCATCGACGTTAAGTGTTAATTCAAATATGAATTTGTCGTCGAGTTTATCGAGTTTAACGGTAGGATCTCCGACTGATAAAGAAATAACGCGCGACATGGAAGGAGGAAGTAGCACGTCGCTGGGTAGATCAAGCTTTACAAAACAAAGAAGCATCAAATCGAAGTCGCATTCTAATCCTGACAGTTCACCGCATCATAATAACGCGTAA